The following are from one region of the Prochlorococcus marinus str. SB genome:
- a CDS encoding form I ribulose bisphosphate carboxylase large subunit — translation MSKKYDAGVKEYRDTYWTPEYVPLDTDLLACFKCTGQEGVPREEVAAAVAAESSTGTWSTVWSELLTDLEFYKGRCYRIEDVPGDPEAFYAFIAYPLDLFEEGSITNVLTSLVGNVFGFKALRHLRLEDIRFPIAFIKTCGGPPNGIVVERDRLNKYGRPLLGCTIKPKLGLSGKNYGRVVYECLRGGLDLTKDDENINSQPFQRWRERFEFVAEAVKLAQRETGEVKGHYLNCTANTPEELYERAEFAKELDMPIIMHDYITGGFTANTGLANWCRKNGMLLHIHRAMHAVIDRHPKHGIHFRVLAKCLRLSGGDQLHTGTVVGKLEGDRQTTLGYIDNLRESFVPEDRSRGNFFDQDWGSMPGVFAVASGGIHVWHMPALLAIFGDDSCLQFGGGTHGHPWGSAAGAAANRVALEACVKARNAGREIEKESRDILMEAAKHSPELAIALETWKEIKFEFDTVDKLDVQG, via the coding sequence ATGAGTAAGAAGTATGACGCAGGGGTAAAGGAGTACAGAGATACCTACTGGACTCCAGAATATGTACCCCTAGACACCGATTTACTAGCCTGTTTTAAATGTACAGGTCAGGAAGGTGTTCCAAGAGAAGAAGTTGCAGCAGCTGTTGCAGCTGAATCTTCAACAGGTACTTGGTCAACAGTTTGGTCCGAGTTACTTACAGACTTAGAATTTTATAAAGGACGTTGTTATCGAATCGAAGACGTTCCTGGAGATCCTGAAGCTTTCTATGCTTTTATTGCATATCCTTTAGATCTTTTTGAAGAAGGCTCAATTACAAACGTATTAACATCTCTTGTAGGAAACGTTTTTGGATTTAAAGCTCTAAGACATCTACGTCTGGAAGATATTAGATTCCCAATTGCTTTCATTAAAACTTGCGGTGGTCCACCAAACGGAATCGTAGTTGAAAGAGATCGACTTAACAAATACGGAAGACCTCTACTTGGTTGTACCATCAAACCTAAATTAGGATTATCTGGTAAAAACTATGGTCGAGTTGTATATGAATGTCTTAGAGGCGGTCTTGATTTAACGAAGGATGATGAGAATATTAATTCTCAACCATTCCAACGTTGGAGAGAAAGATTTGAGTTTGTTGCAGAAGCAGTTAAGCTTGCTCAGCGGGAAACTGGAGAAGTTAAAGGTCATTATCTAAATTGTACTGCTAACACTCCTGAAGAACTCTACGAAAGAGCTGAATTTGCAAAAGAGCTAGATATGCCAATCATCATGCATGATTATATAACTGGTGGTTTTACTGCAAATACTGGATTAGCTAATTGGTGTCGTAAAAATGGCATGCTTCTGCATATTCACAGAGCAATGCATGCTGTTATTGATAGACATCCAAAGCATGGTATTCACTTCAGAGTTCTTGCAAAATGTTTGAGACTTTCTGGAGGAGACCAATTACATACTGGAACCGTTGTTGGAAAACTAGAAGGTGATCGTCAAACAACTCTTGGTTATATTGACAACTTAAGAGAGTCATTTGTTCCTGAAGATAGATCAAGAGGTAACTTCTTTGATCAAGATTGGGGTTCAATGCCTGGAGTATTTGCAGTCGCATCAGGTGGTATCCACGTTTGGCATATGCCTGCACTTCTAGCGATCTTTGGGGATGATTCCTGCCTTCAGTTCGGTGGAGGAACACATGGTCACCCATGGGGTTCAGCTGCTGGAGCTGCAGCTAACAGAGTTGCATTAGAAGCTTGTGTAAAAGCTCGTAATGCTGGTCGCGAAATCGAAAAAGAGAGTAGAGACATTCTCATGGAAGCTGCTAAGCATAGTCCTGAATTAGCTATTGCTCTAGAAACTTGGAAGGAAATTAAGTTTGAGTTTGACACTGTCGACAAACTTGATGTTCAGGGTTAA
- the rdgB gene encoding RdgB/HAM1 family non-canonical purine NTP pyrophosphatase, with protein sequence MNLPVLTIASGNQRKVSEISEMLDVLSLKVQKQPKYLNVEETGNTYFENALLKAKAAALETKTWALADDSGLEVDVLDGRPGIYSARYAKNNDEKIKKLINELSDSPYRSARFISCMVLCDPSGNLVKDTTGICWGEILKNPKYPNGEFESIFWVKEANCVYGELSQSQLNKLGSRGKAAKIMSPYLKKEIGLN encoded by the coding sequence TTGAACCTTCCAGTTCTAACTATTGCTAGTGGCAATCAAAGAAAAGTATCTGAAATTTCAGAGATGCTGGATGTTTTGTCTTTAAAGGTTCAGAAACAACCAAAATATTTAAATGTCGAAGAGACTGGAAACACATATTTTGAGAATGCACTTCTAAAAGCAAAAGCAGCGGCTTTAGAGACTAAAACTTGGGCGTTAGCTGATGACTCGGGACTTGAAGTAGATGTTTTAGATGGTCGACCAGGAATTTATTCTGCTCGATATGCCAAAAATAATGATGAGAAAATTAAAAAATTAATTAATGAACTTTCTGATAGTCCTTACAGGAGTGCAAGATTTATAAGTTGCATGGTTTTGTGCGATCCCTCAGGAAATTTAGTAAAAGATACAACAGGAATATGCTGGGGAGAAATTCTTAAGAACCCCAAATATCCAAATGGTGAATTCGAATCTATTTTTTGGGTAAAAGAGGCTAACTGTGTTTACGGTGAGCTATCACAATCACAACTAAATAAATTAGGTAGTAGAGGTAAAGCCGCCAAAATTATGTCACCTTACCTCAAAAAAGAAATTGGTTTAAATTAA
- a CDS encoding BMC domain-containing protein, protein MATETMGIALGMIETRGLVPAIEAADAMTKAAEVRLIGREFVGGGYVTVLVRGETGAVNAAVRAGADACERVGDGLVAAHIIARPHREVEPALGNGEFLGQKD, encoded by the coding sequence ATGGCTACAGAAACAATGGGTATCGCTCTCGGCATGATCGAGACACGCGGACTTGTACCTGCAATCGAAGCAGCAGACGCAATGACAAAGGCAGCAGAAGTTCGCCTGATTGGTCGTGAATTCGTTGGTGGCGGTTATGTCACAGTATTAGTTAGAGGAGAGACAGGAGCAGTTAACGCAGCTGTAAGAGCTGGTGCTGACGCTTGTGAAAGAGTTGGTGACGGTTTAGTTGCAGCTCACATTATTGCTCGTCCTCATAGAGAAGTTGAACCTGCTCTAGGTAACGGTGAATTTCTTGGTCAAAAGGACTAA
- a CDS encoding ribulose bisphosphate carboxylase small subunit: MPFQSTVSDYQTVATLETFGFLPPMTQEEIYDQIAYIIAQGWSPVIEHVHPSGCMQTYWSYWKLPFFGEKDLNLIVSELEACHRAYPDHHVRIIGYDAYTQSQGTAFVVFQGR; this comes from the coding sequence ATGCCTTTCCAGAGCACAGTAAGCGACTATCAAACAGTTGCAACCCTGGAAACATTCGGTTTTTTACCACCGATGACCCAGGAAGAAATATATGACCAAATTGCGTACATAATTGCTCAAGGTTGGAGTCCAGTTATTGAGCATGTTCATCCAAGTGGATGTATGCAAACTTATTGGTCTTATTGGAAACTCCCATTCTTTGGGGAAAAAGATCTTAACTTGATCGTGAGCGAATTAGAGGCATGCCATAGAGCATACCCTGATCATCATGTAAGAATCATCGGATACGATGCTTACACTCAAAGTCAAGGAACAGCTTTTGTAGTTTTCCAGGGACGTTAA
- a CDS encoding microcompartment protein, with amino-acid sequence MEPTSSLNRGERKKGSSLVTGSEVQSQASGASCFITTDSEKSLVSRQASQVEQIELRTYVFLDSLQPQLAAYMGTVSRGFLPIPGDSCLWMEVSPGMAVHRVTDIALKASNVRLGQMIVERAFGSLALYHKDQSTVLHSGDVVLDAIGSEVRKRTKPATSWTEVIRAITPDHAVLINRQNRSGSMIQSGMSMFILETEPAGYVLKAANEAEKASNITVVDVKAVGAFGRLTLAGKEGDVEEAAAAAIRAIEEISNY; translated from the coding sequence ATGGAACCAACTTCTAGCTTAAACAGAGGGGAACGAAAAAAGGGGAGTTCTCTTGTCACAGGATCTGAGGTGCAATCTCAGGCCAGTGGTGCTAGCTGTTTTATTACTACTGATTCAGAAAAGTCCTTGGTATCCAGACAAGCAAGTCAAGTTGAGCAAATTGAGTTAAGAACTTATGTTTTTTTAGATTCTCTGCAACCTCAATTAGCCGCATATATGGGAACTGTTAGTAGAGGTTTTTTACCTATTCCTGGTGATTCATGTCTTTGGATGGAAGTTTCACCCGGGATGGCTGTTCATAGAGTTACTGATATTGCCCTAAAAGCAAGTAATGTGAGACTTGGTCAGATGATTGTTGAAAGGGCATTTGGATCTCTTGCTCTTTACCATAAAGATCAAAGCACCGTTTTACATTCTGGAGATGTTGTTCTAGATGCTATTGGGAGTGAAGTTAGAAAAAGAACAAAACCTGCTACGAGTTGGACTGAAGTTATTCGAGCAATTACTCCAGATCATGCAGTTTTAATAAATAGACAAAACAGAAGTGGATCAATGATTCAATCTGGAATGAGCATGTTTATTTTAGAAACTGAACCAGCTGGTTATGTTTTAAAAGCAGCTAATGAAGCTGAAAAGGCATCTAATATAACTGTTGTTGATGTTAAGGCAGTTGGGGCTTTTGGTAGATTAACTCTTGCAGGGAAAGAAGGGGATGTAGAAGAGGCTGCAGCTGCTGCCATAAGAGCAATTGAAGAAATTTCAAATTATTGA